In a single window of the Desulfovibrio mangrovi genome:
- a CDS encoding 4Fe-4S dicluster domain-containing protein has product MRKAQYAMVIDSSKCIDCKACVVACKVANKTPEGFSRNWIRASEPDFAAAKPKTHFQPAACMHCEAPTCVDACPTGATFKDADGIVVIDETLCIGCGNCIPACPYGARFRNPQKRTADKCNYCPERRAAGLPPACVDTCPTKARTFGDIMDPTSDAARLLDKHKDHVVQVVNQKSNTAPHMYYVGSTAPVDWTREAVMPVSMATMTGVVDPVVKTLVGLSGIGVLAMLGRQLLSGDDSHKTDQDKE; this is encoded by the coding sequence AGTGCATAGACTGCAAGGCTTGTGTGGTTGCCTGCAAGGTTGCCAACAAGACGCCGGAGGGCTTTTCCCGGAACTGGATCAGGGCTTCGGAGCCTGATTTTGCCGCAGCCAAGCCGAAGACCCACTTCCAACCCGCTGCCTGTATGCATTGCGAAGCACCAACCTGTGTGGATGCCTGCCCGACCGGCGCTACGTTCAAGGACGCGGACGGCATTGTCGTTATCGATGAGACGCTTTGCATCGGCTGCGGCAACTGCATCCCGGCCTGTCCGTATGGCGCCCGGTTCCGTAACCCGCAGAAGCGCACGGCAGACAAGTGCAATTATTGCCCGGAACGCCGTGCCGCAGGGTTGCCACCGGCATGTGTGGATACCTGCCCGACCAAGGCGCGGACCTTCGGAGACATCATGGACCCAACTTCCGATGCCGCGCGTCTGCTGGATAAACACAAGGATCATGTGGTGCAGGTGGTGAACCAGAAGAGCAACACGGCTCCCCATATGTACTATGTCGGTTCGACCGCTCCCGTGGATTGGACGCGTGAGGCGGTCATGCCCGTTTCTATGGCGACCATGACAGGCGTGGTGGACCCCGTTGTGAAAACGCTGGTCGGTCTGTCCGGTATTGGCGTGCTTGCCATGCTGGGCCGCCAGCTGCTTTCCGGCGATGATTCGCACAAGACGGATCAGGACAAGGAATAG